A region from the Methanothrix sp. genome encodes:
- the psmA gene encoding archaeal proteasome endopeptidase complex subunit alpha, with protein sequence MQMAPQMGYDRAITVFSPDGRLFQVEYAREAVRRGTTAVGIKATDGVAVLVDKRITSRLMEPESIEKIFQIDTHIGAATSGLVADARILVDRARVECQINRLIYDEKIGVEALSKKICDFKQTYTQYGGVRPFGTALLIIGAEDNRVRLFETDPSGALLEYKATGIGAGRAAVMEVFEAKYREDMNMKEAILLGLEALYRASEGKLDASTTEIGVIMLEDKTFRKLEESEVAEYIEMLKSQLGGEA encoded by the coding sequence ATGCAGATGGCACCTCAGATGGGGTATGACCGGGCGATCACAGTGTTCAGCCCGGACGGCCGGCTCTTTCAGGTTGAGTACGCGAGGGAGGCGGTCAGGCGAGGCACGACAGCAGTGGGCATTAAGGCCACGGATGGGGTCGCGGTTCTTGTTGATAAGAGAATAACAAGCAGGCTCATGGAGCCGGAGTCGATAGAGAAGATATTCCAGATAGACACTCACATAGGTGCCGCCACATCCGGGCTTGTGGCAGATGCCAGGATACTGGTCGACAGGGCGAGGGTTGAGTGCCAGATAAACAGGCTGATCTACGATGAGAAGATAGGCGTTGAGGCACTATCGAAGAAGATATGCGACTTCAAGCAGACCTACACGCAGTACGGCGGGGTCAGGCCATTCGGGACAGCCCTGCTCATAATAGGTGCTGAGGATAACAGGGTGAGGCTCTTCGAGACGGATCCAAGCGGTGCGCTACTTGAGTACAAGGCCACAGGTATAGGGGCTGGCAGAGCAGCGGTCATGGAGGTCTTCGAGGCGAAGTACCGTGAGGATATGAACATGAAGGAGGCGATACTCCTAGGGCTCGAGGCCCTCTACAGGGCGTCAGAGGGGAAGCTCGACGCCTCGACGACCGAGATAGGGGTTATAATGCTGGAGGACAAGACGTTCCGCAAGCTAGAGGAGTCTGAGGTCGCTGAGTACATCGAGATGCTGAAATCCCAGCTCGGAGGAGAGGCCTAG
- a CDS encoding RNase P subunit p30 family protein: MVYYEPRVHVMPQGSSSPSRMALVARRLGFSGIIVMSINGSGDLQGLDAAQRIGGISVASGVEIASKDPKSLKGRIASLRDRYPFLAVHATSESVLREALDDPRVDLVVNSGFRLTVPEARSAKRNQVALAIDLQPMIRLRGASRLRWLDLQRYNVRVARKFNISIMITASPRSHLDLRSPRDMMAMAQILGISRQEALEALRLPGRVLDMNQRRWVSPGVEVLETHPHEERGSD; encoded by the coding sequence GTGGTGTACTATGAGCCAAGGGTTCATGTGATGCCCCAGGGTTCATCATCCCCGAGCAGGATGGCTCTCGTCGCCCGACGTCTGGGATTCAGCGGCATAATCGTGATGAGCATCAACGGATCTGGGGATCTACAGGGGCTCGATGCGGCGCAGAGGATAGGAGGCATAAGCGTCGCCAGTGGTGTCGAGATCGCGTCGAAGGATCCCAAGAGCCTGAAGGGCAGGATCGCCTCCCTCAGGGATCGCTACCCGTTTCTCGCAGTTCATGCAACCAGCGAGTCTGTACTAAGAGAGGCCCTTGACGATCCCAGGGTTGATCTCGTCGTGAATTCTGGATTCAGGCTCACAGTGCCAGAGGCGAGATCTGCGAAGAGGAACCAGGTGGCTCTCGCCATCGATCTCCAGCCGATGATCAGGCTCAGGGGTGCATCCCGGTTAAGATGGCTGGATCTGCAGAGGTACAACGTGCGGGTTGCAAGGAAGTTTAATATCAGCATCATGATAACAGCGAGCCCGAGGTCGCATCTGGATCTGAGATCGCCGAGGGATATGATGGCCATGGCCCAGATACTCGGGATCAGCAGGCAGGAGGCTCTCGAGGCGCTCCGGCTGCCCGGCAGGGTTCTTGATATGAACCAGCGGAGATGGGTATCTCCCGGGGTGGAGGTTCTGGAGACACACCCACATGAAGAGCGGGGATCTGATTGA
- a CDS encoding Rpp14/Pop5 family protein — translation MRSRLPVMRDRRRYIVFELESEGHIDARDVSIEIQSSYLSLFGDSGCASPRLISFDGRFGIVRCRNGCVEELRAALATIHTIAGFRAAIRVRGVSGTIKTATEKYIPQSSIKPEEHRRRVDLKGISGVIVSTRGHEIDVSPDDHIEGLDTRYLGLTYFDLEGGCDYADGTSDGV, via the coding sequence TTGAGAAGCAGACTGCCGGTGATGAGGGACAGGCGGCGCTACATCGTATTCGAGCTTGAGTCTGAGGGGCATATCGATGCAAGGGACGTCTCGATCGAGATACAGTCCTCCTACCTGAGCCTCTTCGGGGATTCAGGGTGCGCCAGCCCCAGGCTCATATCCTTCGACGGGCGATTTGGCATAGTGAGGTGCAGAAATGGATGCGTGGAGGAGCTTAGGGCAGCTCTCGCGACCATTCATACAATTGCGGGATTCCGGGCTGCGATAAGGGTCCGCGGCGTCTCCGGGACGATCAAAACCGCCACAGAAAAGTATATACCGCAATCTAGCATAAAGCCCGAGGAGCATCGGAGAAGAGTAGACCTAAAGGGAATTTCTGGAGTGATTGTGAGCACCCGCGGTCATGAGATCGATGTATCTCCGGATGACCATATAGAGGGGCTGGATACCAGATATCTGGGTCTTACATATTTTGACTTGGAAGGAGGATGTGATTATGCAGATGGCACCTCAGATGGGGTATGA
- the rrp41 gene encoding exosome complex exonuclease Rrp41, giving the protein MDERVFIKDGIRLDGRRFDELRPIKMEVGVLKRADGSCYIEMGDNKVIAAVYGPREVHPRHLQEVNRAIIRYRYNMASFSVEERRRPGPDRRSYELSKVSREALEPVILTSYFPKSVIDIFVEVLQADAGTRTAGINAASVALADAGIPMRSLVSSCAAGKVDGQIVLDPMKDEDNFGQADMPIAITPTGEITLLQMDGIMTRDEFRQAIELAKKGCQEIYRIQRKVLIDRYSQFEDLQDEGSRR; this is encoded by the coding sequence ATGGATGAAAGGGTATTCATAAAGGATGGAATTCGCCTTGACGGCAGACGCTTCGATGAGCTCCGGCCCATAAAGATGGAGGTTGGCGTGCTCAAAAGAGCCGATGGCTCCTGCTACATAGAGATGGGCGATAACAAGGTCATAGCGGCTGTGTACGGACCGAGGGAGGTTCACCCCAGGCATCTCCAGGAGGTCAACAGGGCCATAATAAGGTACAGATACAACATGGCCTCCTTCTCCGTGGAGGAGCGTAGGAGGCCCGGCCCTGACAGAAGGAGCTACGAGCTATCGAAGGTCAGCCGCGAGGCCCTGGAGCCTGTGATACTGACATCGTACTTTCCGAAGTCTGTCATAGACATATTCGTGGAGGTGCTTCAGGCGGATGCCGGAACCAGGACGGCTGGGATAAATGCTGCATCAGTTGCGCTTGCAGATGCGGGCATTCCGATGAGGAGCCTCGTGTCGTCATGCGCAGCCGGGAAGGTTGATGGCCAGATAGTCCTGGATCCCATGAAGGACGAGGACAACTTCGGCCAGGCGGACATGCCGATCGCAATAACGCCCACAGGCGAGATCACGCTCCTTCAGATGGACGGGATCATGACCAGGGATGAGTTCCGCCAGGCGATAGAGCTCGCGAAGAAGGGGTGCCAGGAGATCTACAGGATCCAGAGAAAGGTGCTCATAGACAGATACAGCCAGTTCGAGGATCTTCAGGATGAGGGGAGCAGAAGATGA
- a CDS encoding ribosome assembly factor SBDS, translating to MVKLDEAVPARLKSHGAVFEVLVDPDGALAMRRGEDVRIEDILAVEDVFENASRGDRSAEEDLIKAFGTTDPLAIAEIIIKKGEISLTAEQRRRIIESKRRQVIELIARNAINPQTRTPHPPSRIEQAMAEAKVHIDPTKSLEELVAITMKAIRPIIPIRFEEVEVAVKVPASYAAKSYGEISTFGKLVREAWQNDGSWIGVIRIPAGMQTEFYSLVNRLTKGDAETKLLKH from the coding sequence ATGGTAAAGCTCGATGAGGCTGTTCCCGCGAGGCTGAAGAGCCACGGCGCGGTCTTCGAGGTTCTTGTGGATCCGGATGGAGCCCTTGCGATGCGCCGCGGGGAGGATGTCAGAATAGAGGACATACTAGCGGTCGAGGATGTCTTCGAGAACGCGAGCAGAGGGGACAGAAGCGCCGAGGAGGATCTAATCAAGGCGTTCGGCACAACAGATCCTCTCGCGATAGCGGAGATCATCATAAAGAAGGGCGAGATCAGCCTCACAGCAGAGCAGCGGCGGAGGATCATAGAGTCCAAGAGAAGACAGGTGATAGAGCTGATCGCGAGGAATGCGATAAACCCGCAGACCAGGACGCCACATCCCCCATCGAGGATCGAGCAGGCGATGGCAGAGGCGAAGGTTCACATCGATCCGACAAAATCTCTGGAGGAGCTCGTCGCAATAACGATGAAGGCTATACGCCCCATAATACCGATAAGGTTCGAGGAGGTCGAGGTCGCGGTGAAGGTTCCAGCGAGCTATGCCGCGAAGTCATACGGCGAGATATCAACCTTCGGCAAGCTCGTGAGGGAGGCATGGCAGAACGACGGCTCCTGGATCGGGGTTATCAGGATACCTGCGGGGATGCAGACAGAGTTCTACTCTCTCGTGAACAGGCTCACAAAGGGCGACGCAGAGACCAAGCTGCTGAAACACTGA
- the rrp4 gene encoding exosome complex RNA-binding protein Rrp4, with protein MDRKIVIPGDLLSEDTRRAGEGTYVRNGKVYSLLYGIASFREKISVIPLAGKYIPAIGDNVIGVVKDITFSNWILDINSPYDGLLHISEFPKKIDVEDMSKYLRIGSSVMARVKDVDPAMKVELTLNDRRLGVIKTGRVVEISHTRVPRLIGKGGSMISMLKKELNCNIFVGQNGRIWVSGNEEDMDLALKTILLIEREAHTNGLTDRIVEYIKDARRARG; from the coding sequence ATGGACCGCAAAATCGTGATACCCGGGGATCTGCTCTCTGAGGACACAAGGAGAGCCGGTGAGGGCACCTATGTGAGGAACGGCAAGGTGTACTCTCTTCTCTACGGCATCGCCAGCTTCAGGGAGAAGATCAGCGTGATCCCACTGGCAGGGAAGTATATACCTGCTATCGGGGATAACGTGATCGGAGTCGTCAAGGACATAACATTCTCGAACTGGATTCTAGACATAAACTCGCCCTACGACGGGCTGCTCCACATTTCCGAGTTTCCTAAGAAGATCGATGTCGAGGACATGTCGAAGTATCTCCGCATAGGTAGCTCGGTCATGGCCAGGGTGAAGGACGTCGATCCCGCGATGAAGGTGGAGCTGACCCTGAACGACAGGAGGCTTGGTGTCATAAAGACCGGCAGGGTCGTGGAGATAAGCCACACCAGGGTTCCCAGGCTCATAGGAAAGGGCGGGTCGATGATAAGCATGCTCAAGAAGGAGCTTAACTGCAACATATTCGTCGGGCAGAACGGCAGGATATGGGTCAGCGGGAACGAGGAGGATATGGACCTGGCCTTGAAGACCATACTCCTGATCGAGAGGGAGGCCCACACGAACGGCCTCACAGACAGGATTGTTGAGTACATAAAGGATGCGAGAAGGGCCAGAGGATGA
- a CDS encoding RNA-binding domain-containing protein, which translates to MIHRVHFRAFVSVTEDEERVRRALSIFVPLEYIRSSRATGYYGNPITILEAELRRKEGLEFIRMLREQLSAGDITRLRREIPERVDEDCKLHLRLDKQAAYRGMIRLSDAGDAIDVSVHVATYPSRYEEAVRLLREIF; encoded by the coding sequence ACTGAGGATGAGGAGAGGGTCAGGAGAGCCCTCTCGATCTTCGTCCCCCTCGAGTACATCAGGTCATCCAGGGCCACAGGCTACTACGGAAACCCGATAACCATTCTGGAGGCAGAGCTCCGGAGGAAGGAGGGGCTGGAGTTCATTCGCATGCTCAGGGAGCAGCTCTCCGCCGGAGATATCACCAGGCTGCGCAGGGAGATCCCTGAGAGGGTTGATGAGGACTGCAAGCTGCACCTCCGTCTGGACAAACAGGCAGCGTACAGGGGCATGATCAGACTCTCCGACGCCGGCGACGCTATAGATGTGTCTGTGCATGTAGCAACATATCCATCCAGGTATGAGGAGGCTGTGAGGCTGCTCAGGGAGATCTTCTGA